ATGCGATCTCGGTGGTTGAAGCGAGCGTGCTCAAGCGGGACCGGGGCGCCTTCGCCCCGGGCGACACGGTCCGCGTCCACGTCAAGGTCGTCGAAGGCGAGAAGGAGCGGGTCCAGGTATTCGAGGGCGTCGTGATCCGGAAGCGCGGGGAGGGGGCCCGGGCCACCTTCACCGTCCGTCGAGTCTCCTACGGCGTCGGGGTCGAGCGGACATTCCTGCTC
This Candidatus Methylomirabilota bacterium DNA region includes the following protein-coding sequences:
- the rplS gene encoding 50S ribosomal protein L19, encoding MDAISVVEASVLKRDRGAFAPGDTVRVHVKVVEGEKERVQVFEGVVIRKRGEGARATFTVRRVSYGVGVERTFLLHSPRIDRIQVMKSSHVRRSKLYYLRERTGKAARLREKRAPTPA